Proteins co-encoded in one Thermochromatium tepidum ATCC 43061 genomic window:
- a CDS encoding lysophospholipid acyltransferase family protein: MIARILWRSWRVAEHLVTGTLIGFYAALHGRTDRSPLWLPRAVRWWHGRLVRALEVEVRVEGQLEPGCLLVGNHISWLDIPILGAQGEISFLAKSDIRRWPLIGWLADLAGTRFIERGAHRAESVARQILSDLAARNTVMIFPEGTTTDGRTLGRFHPRLFAIAQHPGVRVQPVAIRYRRRDTLALDQSVPYVGDDSLIANLSRLVRHPGLIACVHFLTPIQALEGESRRALAERTRGLILETLDVAETRAITTNGDRVVLVRDDDASPRWLKSRAI; the protein is encoded by the coding sequence ATGATCGCACGAATACTCTGGAGAAGCTGGCGGGTCGCCGAGCATCTAGTCACCGGAACGCTCATTGGCTTCTACGCCGCGCTTCATGGACGGACGGATCGGTCTCCGCTTTGGCTGCCGCGCGCCGTGCGCTGGTGGCATGGACGGCTGGTGCGTGCCCTGGAGGTCGAGGTCAGGGTTGAAGGGCAGCTGGAACCTGGCTGTCTCTTGGTCGGTAACCATATCTCTTGGCTTGACATCCCTATTCTGGGCGCCCAAGGTGAGATCAGTTTTTTGGCCAAGTCGGATATCCGGCGCTGGCCACTGATCGGCTGGCTAGCTGATCTCGCTGGCACGCGCTTCATCGAGCGCGGCGCGCATCGCGCAGAGAGCGTGGCGCGCCAGATCCTGTCGGATCTAGCGGCGAGGAATACGGTCATGATCTTTCCCGAGGGAACTACAACCGATGGACGCACCCTAGGACGTTTCCATCCCCGCCTTTTCGCCATCGCCCAGCATCCCGGGGTTCGCGTACAGCCGGTGGCCATCCGCTATCGACGGCGAGATACCCTTGCCCTCGATCAGTCCGTGCCCTATGTTGGCGATGACAGTCTGATCGCCAATCTCAGCCGACTTGTCCGGCATCCAGGACTGATCGCCTGTGTCCATTTTCTCACGCCCATACAGGCGCTGGAGGGTGAGTCGCGCCGTGCACTCGCCGAGCGCACCCGCGGGCTCATCCTTGAAACGCTCGATGTTGCAGAGACGAGGGCCATCACGACCAACGGTGACAGAGTGGTGTTGGTGCGCGACGACGATGCCAGTCCACGCTGGCTAAAGTCTAGAGCTATTTGA
- a CDS encoding glycosyltransferase family 4 protein, whose protein sequence is MPRETWTTPPSKGDRLRIAIVTETYPPEINGVANTMRHLAEGMASRGHKIQLIRPRQPADPRHPAPSNTLDLLLVPGLPIPGYRGLRFGLPVYWRLRRLWYRRPVDLVYIATQGPLGHAALSAALALKIPTITGFHTHFEQYSRHYGLGALTRQIAKTLRHFHNRSDATLVPTVELRDSLAAEGFENLHVFGRGVDVDQFAPERRSAELRRSWGCTEDDLVVLYVGRIAAEKNLALALAGFNAIQRQCPSARFVLVGDGPERPHLQQEHPDLIFAGARVGDDLAAHYASGDLFLFPSLTETFGNVVTEAMASGLPIIAFDYAAAHAHIQPWINGVTVPVDDQESFIDSCLECVSDRERLRRMGLEARKCALDIGWERVLGRVEEHLFDVIHRKRGQTESCHASLATTSE, encoded by the coding sequence ATGCCCAGAGAAACTTGGACCACCCCGCCGTCCAAGGGCGATCGGCTCAGGATCGCCATCGTGACCGAGACCTATCCCCCCGAGATCAACGGCGTCGCCAACACCATGCGCCATCTGGCCGAAGGCATGGCGTCGCGCGGGCATAAAATCCAGTTGATCCGGCCAAGACAACCTGCAGACCCGAGACATCCAGCCCCCTCCAATACGCTTGATCTGCTCCTGGTTCCAGGCTTACCGATCCCGGGCTATCGGGGTCTAAGATTTGGGCTACCGGTCTATTGGCGTCTGCGCCGTCTTTGGTACCGTCGGCCGGTGGATCTTGTCTATATTGCCACTCAAGGACCACTGGGCCATGCCGCGTTATCGGCAGCGCTGGCACTCAAAATCCCGACGATCACCGGCTTTCATACCCACTTCGAGCAGTATAGCCGACACTACGGGCTAGGTGCCCTGACCCGTCAGATCGCCAAAACACTGAGACATTTCCACAACCGCTCCGATGCCACGCTGGTTCCAACCGTCGAGTTGCGTGATAGCCTGGCTGCCGAGGGCTTCGAGAATCTGCATGTCTTCGGGCGCGGAGTCGACGTCGATCAATTCGCACCGGAGCGGCGCTCTGCTGAATTGCGCCGATCCTGGGGCTGCACCGAAGACGATCTGGTCGTCCTCTATGTGGGTCGGATCGCGGCGGAGAAGAATCTGGCCCTGGCACTCGCCGGTTTCAACGCCATCCAGCGGCAGTGTCCGAGCGCGCGCTTTGTGCTGGTTGGCGACGGTCCCGAGCGCCCACATCTGCAACAGGAACACCCGGACCTGATCTTCGCTGGTGCGCGCGTCGGCGACGATCTCGCCGCTCACTATGCCTCGGGCGATCTTTTCCTCTTTCCAAGCCTCACTGAGACCTTTGGTAATGTCGTCACCGAGGCCATGGCCAGCGGTCTGCCCATCATCGCCTTCGACTATGCTGCAGCACACGCACATATCCAGCCCTGGATCAATGGCGTGACCGTGCCGGTCGACGATCAAGAATCATTCATCGACAGCTGCCTGGAGTGCGTCAGCGATCGGGAACGACTGCGACGAATGGGACTCGAAGCCAGGAAATGTGCACTAGATATTGGGTGGGAGCGCGTTCTAGGGCGTGTCGAAGAACACCTGTTCGACGTAATCCACAGAAAACGAGGTCAAACGGAGTCCTGTCATGCAAGCCTGGCTACAACATCTGAATGA
- a CDS encoding phosphatase PAP2 family protein encodes MQAWLQHLNDLEVSVCRLWSRSGQRRWIRYPFVLISRLGDGLFWYSLMAALPLVYGLKGLQASLHMLATGGIALLLYKSIKGLTRRSRPCDHASDITALVPPLDQYSFPSGHTLHAVAFSTVAICYFPVLAWILIPFTTLIALSRIILGLHYPSDVLIATLIGLGLAYASLSISCDFILGVW; translated from the coding sequence ATGCAAGCCTGGCTACAACATCTGAATGACTTGGAAGTATCCGTCTGCCGCCTCTGGAGTCGCTCGGGGCAACGCCGCTGGATTCGATATCCCTTTGTGCTCATCAGTCGGTTGGGGGATGGGCTCTTTTGGTATAGCCTCATGGCTGCCCTGCCCCTGGTCTATGGCTTGAAAGGATTGCAAGCCAGTCTGCACATGCTGGCGACCGGAGGTATCGCTCTACTCCTCTACAAGTCGATCAAAGGTCTAACTCGGCGCTCTCGTCCTTGTGATCACGCCAGTGACATCACGGCCTTGGTTCCACCACTCGATCAATACAGCTTTCCCTCGGGTCACACACTCCACGCCGTCGCCTTTTCGACTGTCGCTATCTGCTACTTTCCTGTATTGGCTTGGATATTGATTCCCTTCACGACCCTGATTGCGTTATCTCGCATCATTCTCGGGCTGCATTATCCGAGCGATGTTTTAATAGCGACTTTGATTGGTCTGGGGTTGGCTTATGCGAGTCTTTCTATCTCGTGTGATTTTATTTTGGGAGTTTGGTAA
- a CDS encoding reverse transcriptase domain-containing protein, whose protein sequence is MDERPTPQGGPLSPFLANEMLDEVNKYLEKHGHGFVRYADDCNVYVRSQKASERAMAWMRKRYGKLRLKVNETKSAVASVKGRKFLGYSFWFCADAKGLAEVGRMAASSTAGDSTQAMAAR, encoded by the coding sequence GTGGATGAAAGGCCGACGCCGCAAGGCGGGCCGCTGAGTCCGTTCCTGGCCAACGAGATGCTGGACGAAGTGAATAAGTATTTGGAGAAGCACGGCCATGGCTTTGTACGCTATGCCGATGACTGCAACGTGTATGTCCGCAGCCAAAAGGCAAGCGAACGGGCGATGGCATGGATGCGCAAGCGTTACGGCAAACTACGGCTTAAGGTCAATGAGACCAAGAGCGCGGTAGCGAGCGTGAAGGGAAGGAAGTTTCTGGGCTACAGCTTCTGGTTTTGTGCAGACGCCAAAGGTCTGGCGGAGGTTGGACGAATGGCTGCGTCATCGACTGCAGGCGATTCAACTCAAGCAATGGCGGCGAGGTAG
- a CDS encoding IS256 family transposase, whose translation MAMRVETNPLETAYAVLLENGLDGAGEALRILVNEAAKIERSEFLGAAPYEHTATRRDYANGFKPKTMLTRVGELTFQVPQVRSGDFYPSALEKGTRTDQAVNLALAEMYVQGVSTRRVIEVLQRLLGPEISLSTAQVSRAAAKLDEGLKAWRERPQGDVPYLFLDARYEKVRLEGRIHDCAVLIAVGIEASGKRRVLGCTVATSEAEINWRRFLESLLARGLHGVKLIVADDHAGLKAARRAVLPAVPWQRCQFHLQQNAGQFVTRQEAKKTIAAQLRTIFNAPNRAQAEQLLKTALEAWRKEHPKLAEWAEVAVPESLTVFDFPAAHRVRLRTTNGLERINRELRRRTRVASIFPNPDSCLRLISALLAELDDEWMTGKVYLNLNP comes from the coding sequence ATGGCGATGCGTGTCGAAACCAACCCCCTGGAGACGGCCTATGCCGTGTTGCTTGAGAACGGCCTGGACGGCGCTGGCGAAGCCCTGCGTATCCTCGTCAACGAGGCCGCCAAGATCGAACGTTCCGAGTTTCTCGGCGCCGCGCCCTACGAGCACACAGCCACTCGCCGTGACTACGCCAACGGCTTCAAGCCCAAGACCATGCTCACCCGTGTGGGGGAGCTGACCTTTCAGGTGCCGCAAGTGCGTTCCGGCGACTTCTATCCTTCCGCCCTGGAGAAAGGCACCCGTACCGATCAGGCGGTCAATCTCGCCTTGGCCGAGATGTATGTTCAAGGCGTCTCCACCCGCCGGGTCATCGAGGTGTTGCAGCGCCTCCTGGGGCCGGAGATCTCGCTCTCGACCGCCCAGGTGAGCCGGGCCGCCGCCAAACTCGACGAGGGGCTCAAGGCTTGGCGCGAGCGCCCACAGGGGGACGTGCCCTATCTGTTCCTGGATGCCCGCTACGAGAAGGTGCGTCTGGAAGGCCGCATCCATGATTGCGCCGTGTTGATCGCCGTCGGCATCGAGGCTTCGGGCAAGCGCCGGGTGCTCGGTTGCACGGTGGCCACGAGCGAAGCCGAGATCAATTGGCGGCGCTTCCTGGAGAGTCTGCTTGCCCGCGGGCTTCATGGCGTCAAGCTCATCGTGGCCGACGACCATGCGGGGCTCAAGGCAGCCCGCCGGGCGGTATTGCCCGCCGTTCCCTGGCAGCGCTGCCAGTTCCATCTGCAACAGAACGCCGGCCAGTTCGTCACCCGGCAGGAGGCGAAAAAGACCATCGCCGCCCAGCTGCGCACGATCTTCAACGCCCCGAACAGGGCACAGGCCGAGCAGCTTTTGAAAACCGCCCTGGAAGCCTGGCGCAAGGAACACCCCAAGCTGGCCGAATGGGCTGAAGTTGCCGTCCCGGAAAGTCTGACGGTCTTCGACTTCCCCGCCGCCCACCGCGTGCGCCTGCGCACCACCAACGGGCTGGAACGCATCAACCGGGAACTGCGACGACGCACCCGGGTCGCCAGCATCTTCCCCAACCCCGATTCCTGCCTGCGTCTGATTTCGGCCTTGCTCGCCGAACTCGACGACGAGTGGATGACCGGCAAGGTCTATCTCAACCTCAACCCATAA
- a CDS encoding RtcB family protein produces MPIKHVLTDGRVPVKIWTDEVEEDAKKQLANLASLPFIHHHVAAMPDVHLGIGATIGSVIATHKAIIPAAVGVDIGCGMVACRLSLTANDLDEKSLKKVFDQISRDVPVGWAMHDEDRAFAEQARPFETRLARILDKHPPLWKTIGGTTKWIRQLGTLGGGNHFIEVCLDEADRVWIMLHSGSRGIGKALAEYFIDLARKDMERWMIHLPDRDLAYFPEGTEHFDDYVEAVHWAQEYALANRQCMVELVLAALKRHLPPFEVTSEVVNCHHNYVAREHHFGADVWVTRKGAIRARAGDLGIIPGSMGARSYIVRGLGNPESFMSSAHGAGRRMSRSAAEKRFTEADLARQTKGVICRKDRGVIDEIPGAYKDIDAVMENQKDLTETLHTLKQVVCVKG; encoded by the coding sequence ATGCCAATCAAGCACGTGCTGACCGATGGGCGGGTACCGGTCAAGATCTGGACCGACGAAGTCGAGGAAGATGCGAAAAAACAGCTTGCCAACCTCGCCAGCCTGCCGTTCATCCACCACCACGTCGCCGCGATGCCCGACGTGCATCTGGGCATCGGCGCGACCATCGGCTCGGTGATCGCCACCCACAAGGCCATCATCCCGGCCGCCGTCGGCGTCGATATCGGCTGCGGCATGGTGGCCTGCCGGCTCTCGCTCACTGCCAATGATTTGGATGAAAAATCCCTGAAAAAGGTCTTCGACCAGATCAGCCGCGATGTGCCGGTCGGCTGGGCGATGCACGACGAGGACCGTGCGTTCGCCGAGCAGGCGCGACCGTTCGAAACGCGCCTTGCACGCATCCTGGACAAACACCCGCCGCTTTGGAAGACCATCGGCGGCACGACGAAATGGATCAGGCAGCTTGGCACGCTCGGCGGCGGCAATCACTTCATCGAGGTCTGCCTGGATGAAGCCGACCGGGTGTGGATCATGCTGCACTCGGGCAGCCGCGGCATAGGCAAGGCCCTGGCCGAGTACTTTATCGATCTGGCCCGCAAGGACATGGAGCGCTGGATGATCCATCTACCGGATCGCGATCTGGCTTACTTCCCCGAAGGCACGGAGCATTTCGACGATTACGTCGAGGCGGTGCATTGGGCGCAGGAATACGCCCTCGCGAACCGGCAGTGCATGGTCGAGCTGGTGCTGGCCGCGCTCAAACGTCACCTGCCACCCTTCGAGGTCACCAGCGAGGTGGTCAATTGCCATCACAACTATGTCGCGCGCGAGCATCACTTCGGCGCCGACGTATGGGTGACGCGCAAGGGGGCGATCCGGGCGCGCGCGGGCGATTTGGGCATCATCCCGGGCAGCATGGGCGCGCGCAGCTACATCGTGCGCGGCCTGGGCAATCCGGAAAGTTTCATGTCCAGCGCCCATGGCGCCGGGCGCAGGATGAGCCGTAGCGCAGCCGAAAAGCGGTTCACCGAGGCCGATCTTGCCCGCCAGACCAAGGGTGTGATCTGCCGCAAGGATCGGGGCGTCATCGATGAGATTCCCGGCGCTTACAAGGACATCGATGCGGTGATGGAGAACCAGAAGGACCTCACCGAGACGCTGCATACCTTGAAGCAGGTGGTGTGCGTGAAGGGGTAA
- a CDS encoding IS3 family transposase encodes MRCQTTSPGTGKPYGLERVCRVLELPRSTIYAQRARETAKVVPLHPVRRGPKPKVSDADLLAAIRADLEASPFVGEGHRKVWTRLRILSGIRVSKDRVCRLMRENALLSPHRVPQGAPSAHDGSIQAEAPNQVWGTDGIRIQTVAGWLGVGVLGGRSFRCLLRRQHSCCQGRQSHQGPATDCPGGLRPSLAPRARTPARV; translated from the coding sequence ATGCGCTGCCAGACGACCTCGCCGGGCACCGGCAAGCCCTACGGCCTGGAACGGGTTTGCCGAGTGCTGGAGCTCCCCCGCTCGACGATCTACGCCCAGCGGGCCAGAGAAACCGCCAAGGTGGTGCCCCTGCACCCTGTCCGGCGCGGGCCGAAGCCGAAGGTCTCCGATGCCGATCTGCTGGCGGCCATCCGCGCCGATCTGGAAGCCTCGCCCTTTGTCGGCGAGGGGCATCGCAAGGTCTGGACGCGGCTGCGCATCCTCTCTGGCATCCGCGTGTCCAAGGATCGCGTCTGCCGGCTGATGCGTGAGAATGCCTTGCTGTCCCCGCATCGAGTGCCACAGGGTGCACCATCGGCGCACGATGGTTCGATCCAGGCCGAGGCGCCAAACCAGGTGTGGGGCACCGACGGCATTCGCATCCAGACCGTCGCTGGATGGTTGGGTGTGGGTGTTCTCGGCGGTCGATCATTTCGATGCCTGCTGCGTCGGCAGCATTCATGCTGTCAAGGTCGGCAATCTCATCAAGGCCCTGCAACCGATTGCCCAGGGGGCTTGAGACCCAGTTTGGCGCCACGGGCAAGGACGCCGGCAAGGGTTTGA
- a CDS encoding integrase core domain-containing protein, with protein MKLRMDHGTQYTADDFLKQIEFWGIDKSFAFVAEPQTNGVAERFNRTLKEQAIHGRVFCNLEAVRQAVTEFRDRYNRHWRLEKLGFMSPLEARRSYAIRKAA; from the coding sequence TTGAAGCTGCGCATGGATCACGGCACGCAATACACAGCCGACGACTTCCTGAAGCAGATCGAGTTCTGGGGGATCGACAAAAGCTTCGCCTTCGTTGCCGAGCCCCAGACCAACGGTGTGGCCGAGCGCTTCAACCGGACGCTGAAGGAACAGGCCATCCACGGCCGCGTCTTCTGCAACCTCGAAGCGGTGCGACAGGCTGTCACCGAGTTCAGGGATCGTTACAATCGCCACTGGCGTCTCGAGAAACTGGGCTTCATGTCACCCCTGGAAGCCCGTCGGTCTTATGCCATCCGCAAGGCCGCATGA
- a CDS encoding thiol:disulfide interchange protein DsbA/DsbL: MSLTRRHFNRLVLRSLALATLPMSALADLIEGEDWRAITPPQPSNTPGKIEVLEFFSYGCPHCASLNPLLKQWESVLPEDVVLRRVPVTFGRQAWANLARLFYTLESLEVLDRLDQAVFTALHEQRVKLYTEPAIMDWLSDKDVDIQRFKDVFNSFDIQTKLGRSDYLAERYQIDAVPTLTVAGRYAVLGHNAKGMPDLIAIADALIVRARDEGVLG, from the coding sequence ATGTCTTTGACTCGCAGACATTTCAATCGGCTCGTTCTCAGATCGCTCGCCCTTGCCACCTTACCGATGAGCGCCCTGGCCGATCTCATTGAAGGAGAGGACTGGCGCGCGATCACGCCGCCACAGCCGAGCAATACGCCCGGTAAGATCGAGGTGCTGGAATTCTTCTCCTATGGTTGCCCGCATTGCGCTTCCCTGAATCCACTACTCAAGCAGTGGGAATCGGTGCTGCCAGAAGACGTCGTGCTTCGGCGTGTACCCGTCACCTTCGGACGTCAGGCCTGGGCCAACCTTGCGCGTCTCTTCTATACGCTGGAAAGCCTCGAAGTGCTGGATCGTCTTGATCAGGCCGTCTTCACCGCCCTGCACGAGCAGCGCGTCAAGCTCTATACCGAACCCGCGATCATGGACTGGTTGAGCGACAAAGACGTCGACATCCAGCGCTTCAAGGACGTTTTCAATTCATTCGACATCCAGACCAAGCTGGGTCGCTCAGACTATCTGGCCGAGCGCTATCAGATCGACGCGGTGCCGACACTGACCGTTGCCGGGCGCTATGCCGTGCTGGGCCACAATGCCAAAGGGATGCCGGATCTCATCGCAATCGCCGATGCGCTGATCGTTCGAGCACGCGACGAGGGGGTGTTAGGGTAG